A region of Mesorhizobium sp. AR02 DNA encodes the following proteins:
- a CDS encoding ABC transporter substrate-binding protein has translation MTISRRSALKLGVAAGAALSIPSIVRAQTGSVDPQVVRMAMHDPLTAFDPIFAGTDVTVDHAMAIYDTLFALDSKLTPQPQMVGKWSVSEDKKTYTFELRDGLLWHDGSPVRAQDCVTSIRRWAQVDPGGQLIMGRAEGISKKDDKTFTIVLKEPLAILIDILASLNGYYPAIMREKDADRPATEQVTANIGSGPFKFNQELARPGASFTYDRNEAYLPRKEASDGYAGAKVANVDRVVWNQISDSQTALAALQAGEIDFIEYPPADLYSAIESDANLELQILNKSGQDYCLRMNHLQKPFDNVKARQAVLHLIDQEAFMRVIAPDQKYASTVKSIFGNSTLYSNDENTGWFKQGGNPEKAKQLFQEAGYAGEKVIILQDATTPSYRDASQLLATQLRNIGVNAELAPSDWGGIVARRVNKGPVESGGWSMFMTSDPDTAMGDPTSEVFMNASGDKAWYGWPKNDEYEALRAKWVQVETLDERKELARQMQKIWWDFGGDVRLCQEIRPTARRKALTGLIGMPINVVAMWNMRKV, from the coding sequence ATGACAATTTCTCGACGTAGCGCGCTAAAATTGGGGGTGGCGGCCGGAGCGGCGCTATCGATCCCATCCATCGTGCGGGCTCAGACCGGGTCGGTCGATCCGCAAGTCGTGCGCATGGCGATGCACGATCCCCTCACCGCCTTTGATCCGATCTTTGCCGGTACTGACGTAACTGTCGATCACGCTATGGCAATTTACGATACTCTGTTTGCCCTCGACTCAAAGTTAACTCCACAGCCTCAAATGGTGGGTAAGTGGAGTGTTTCCGAGGATAAGAAGACCTACACATTCGAGCTCCGGGACGGCCTCCTCTGGCACGACGGCAGTCCCGTCAGGGCGCAGGATTGTGTGACTTCGATCCGCAGATGGGCTCAAGTCGATCCTGGCGGGCAATTAATCATGGGGCGAGCCGAGGGCATCTCAAAGAAGGACGATAAGACGTTCACGATCGTGCTTAAGGAGCCGCTGGCAATTTTGATCGACATCCTCGCTTCATTGAACGGTTATTACCCGGCTATTATGCGTGAGAAGGATGCAGATCGTCCGGCGACTGAACAGGTTACCGCGAATATCGGGTCGGGGCCGTTCAAGTTCAATCAGGAACTTGCTAGGCCGGGCGCGAGCTTTACCTACGATCGCAACGAGGCTTATCTCCCACGCAAGGAAGCGTCCGACGGATATGCCGGCGCCAAGGTTGCGAATGTCGATCGTGTCGTGTGGAACCAAATTTCCGATTCGCAGACTGCCTTGGCAGCCCTGCAGGCCGGTGAAATTGATTTCATTGAATATCCGCCCGCGGATCTATATTCGGCGATCGAGAGTGATGCTAATCTTGAGCTTCAGATTTTGAATAAATCTGGCCAAGATTACTGTCTCAGAATGAATCACCTGCAAAAGCCATTCGACAACGTCAAGGCGCGCCAGGCGGTTCTACATCTGATTGACCAGGAAGCGTTCATGCGTGTTATCGCTCCAGATCAAAAATACGCCAGCACCGTGAAGTCGATATTTGGAAATTCAACATTGTATTCCAATGACGAGAATACAGGGTGGTTTAAGCAAGGCGGCAATCCGGAGAAGGCGAAGCAACTGTTTCAAGAAGCAGGGTATGCTGGCGAGAAGGTCATAATTCTTCAGGATGCGACCACGCCGTCATATAGGGACGCCTCGCAGCTTCTTGCGACGCAGTTGCGCAACATTGGGGTCAATGCGGAGCTTGCACCGAGCGATTGGGGCGGGATTGTCGCGCGCCGGGTGAACAAAGGGCCTGTTGAGAGCGGTGGTTGGAGCATGTTCATGACAAGCGACCCCGATACCGCCATGGGTGATCCGACCTCCGAAGTCTTCATGAATGCGAGTGGCGATAAAGCCTGGTACGGCTGGCCAAAAAATGACGAGTATGAGGCCCTCCGCGCCAAATGGGTGCAGGTCGAAACGCTTGACGAGCGCAAAGAGTTGGCCCGTCAAATGCAGAAAATTTGGTGGGACTTCGGGGGCGACGTCCGGCTCTGCCAAGAAATTAGGCCAACCGCACGACGCAAGGCGCTCACCGGCCTTATTGGAATGCCTATCAACGTTGTTGCAATGTGGAACATGCGGAAGGTCTGA
- a CDS encoding ABC transporter permease, which yields MVNYIFRRIVAAIAVMAMVGAFIFLLVRLAPGDPAAIIAGPNATQAIVAGIREQMGLNDPIAVQFVHWLLDILSGNLGTSVFSGRAVSELISQRLQPTISLSLLTMMFSVTTGVSVGVVAAWRTGGLVDRLLAVFSSLGYSVPVFVVGYFLIYFFAMRTHWLPVQGYVPIDGGLGPWFVHLVLPTVTLSLTYIAFIARITRASMLEVLSEDYMRTAAAKGASSYAMLFHHALKNAGVPILTVIGLSFAGLIGGVVLTETVFNIPGVGRLVVDAINGRDYPIIQGVLILVSGLYVVINLAVDLSYTLVDPRIRY from the coding sequence TTGGTTAACTACATTTTTCGCAGGATTGTCGCGGCCATCGCCGTCATGGCGATGGTCGGGGCATTCATCTTCCTCCTCGTTAGATTGGCGCCGGGCGATCCCGCCGCCATCATCGCTGGCCCAAATGCCACACAAGCGATTGTCGCCGGAATTCGCGAGCAGATGGGATTGAACGATCCCATAGCAGTTCAGTTCGTTCATTGGCTGCTGGACATACTTAGCGGGAATCTCGGCACCTCTGTTTTTTCGGGACGGGCTGTTAGTGAACTCATCTCGCAACGGCTGCAGCCGACGATTTCGCTATCGCTACTGACAATGATGTTTTCGGTGACGACGGGGGTTTCCGTTGGCGTCGTAGCGGCATGGCGAACTGGCGGTCTCGTCGACCGCCTCCTTGCCGTCTTTTCGTCACTTGGTTATTCTGTCCCGGTCTTTGTAGTCGGCTATTTTCTGATCTATTTCTTCGCCATGAGGACCCATTGGCTGCCGGTCCAGGGATATGTGCCGATAGACGGGGGCCTGGGACCATGGTTCGTTCACTTGGTCCTGCCCACCGTGACGTTAAGTCTTACCTATATTGCATTCATCGCCCGGATTACGCGGGCGAGCATGCTCGAGGTCCTGTCGGAAGACTATATGCGAACGGCCGCGGCCAAGGGCGCTTCGTCCTATGCCATGCTTTTTCACCATGCGTTGAAAAATGCCGGCGTTCCGATTCTGACCGTGATCGGCTTAAGTTTCGCAGGTCTGATCGGTGGGGTTGTTCTCACGGAAACGGTATTCAACATACCTGGCGTTGGTCGTTTGGTTGTCGATGCGATAAACGGCCGCGATTATCCCATCATCCAAGGCGTGCTCATCCTGGTTTCGGGGCTATACGTCGTAATCAATCTGGCGGTCGATCTTTCCTACACCCTGGTCGATCCCCGCATCCGGTACTGA
- a CDS encoding ABC transporter permease, with the protein MTLLSAPVEYVPTGRLRLSDLPRLARRHPLVFVGGGLLAVLIILAIAAPLLAGDPVNMDPFKRLQPPSADLWFGSDNLGRDVFARTVFGARISLTVGLTAAAGAALGGLLIGVIAGYVRSFDNIVMRVMDGLMSIPTILLAIALISLTGPGIGILIVAITIPQLPGVTRLVRSAVLSVRERPYVEAALCGGARLPKVLWRHILPSTIPPLMVQGAIVCADAILTEAGLSFLGVGVPPEIPSWGNMIASSRLYLAIAPMTIFAPGIFLAVTVLAVNLLGDGLRDLFDPRSKRRR; encoded by the coding sequence ATGACGCTCCTCTCCGCACCAGTTGAATACGTTCCGACGGGTCGCCTGCGACTCTCTGACCTTCCCCGTCTGGCAAGGCGGCATCCTTTGGTCTTTGTAGGCGGCGGCCTATTGGCGGTGTTGATCATTCTGGCGATCGCTGCCCCGCTTCTCGCCGGCGATCCGGTGAACATGGATCCGTTCAAGCGCCTCCAGCCGCCGTCGGCTGACCTGTGGTTCGGAAGCGATAATCTTGGCCGCGACGTGTTTGCACGAACGGTGTTCGGCGCACGGATCTCACTAACAGTCGGATTGACGGCGGCAGCGGGCGCAGCTCTAGGCGGGCTTCTTATCGGCGTCATTGCCGGCTATGTCCGCAGCTTTGATAACATCGTAATGCGGGTCATGGATGGCCTGATGTCGATCCCGACAATTCTGCTGGCCATCGCCCTTATTTCTCTGACGGGTCCCGGGATTGGCATTCTCATCGTCGCCATCACGATCCCCCAGCTGCCAGGCGTCACCCGGCTAGTCCGTTCGGCGGTTCTGAGTGTCCGGGAACGTCCTTATGTGGAGGCCGCCCTCTGCGGCGGTGCGCGCCTTCCGAAAGTGCTATGGCGGCATATTCTGCCGAGCACCATTCCACCGCTTATGGTGCAGGGCGCCATAGTCTGCGCAGATGCGATTCTGACAGAGGCGGGGCTGAGCTTCCTGGGCGTGGGCGTGCCGCCTGAGATCCCGAGCTGGGGGAACATGATTGCAAGCTCCCGACTCTATCTCGCTATCGCCCCAATGACGATTTTCGCCCCCGGCATCTTCCTTGCCGTCACCGTCCTTGCCGTGAACCTGCTCGGGGACGGGCTGCGGGACCTCTTCGACCCCCGCTCAAAGCGGAGGCGCTAA
- a CDS encoding ABC transporter ATP-binding protein, with amino-acid sequence MQMHQTAGNDVLLDVRNLETHFYGEESVTRALGGISLQVKKGETLGVVGESGCGKSVTALSILRLLPKLSARTVGGEVRFHGRDLLQLSDREMRHIRGDQIAMIFQEPMTSLNPVYTVGHQIAEAVQIHTKASRSVAMSKAEEMLRLVRIADPERRVNNYPHEMSGGMRQRAMIAMALACSPELLIADEPTTALDVTIQAQILRLIVDLKERTGTAVMFITHDLGVVAETCQRVIVMYAGRIVEQATVIDLFARPAHPYTQGLMRSVPDPRRGRQRRLPEIPGIVPNLREPIVGCSFAPRCPFAIDICREKTPILRDVGSSHAAACWRAEEVMGA; translated from the coding sequence ATGCAGATGCATCAAACTGCAGGGAACGACGTGCTTCTAGATGTCCGAAATCTGGAGACGCATTTTTACGGCGAGGAAAGCGTCACCCGCGCCCTGGGTGGCATCAGCCTTCAGGTCAAGAAAGGCGAGACGCTCGGCGTCGTCGGCGAATCTGGATGCGGGAAGAGCGTCACCGCTCTCTCCATTCTTCGTCTGCTGCCGAAGCTGTCCGCCAGGACGGTCGGCGGCGAGGTCCGCTTCCACGGACGCGACCTCCTTCAGCTGTCCGATCGCGAGATGCGACATATCCGCGGCGACCAGATCGCCATGATCTTCCAGGAGCCGATGACGAGCCTGAACCCAGTCTATACTGTCGGCCACCAGATAGCCGAAGCGGTGCAAATCCACACCAAGGCCTCTAGGTCCGTTGCCATGTCGAAGGCCGAGGAGATGCTTCGTCTCGTCCGCATCGCTGACCCCGAGCGTCGCGTCAACAACTATCCCCACGAAATGTCGGGCGGTATGCGTCAGCGCGCCATGATCGCCATGGCTCTTGCCTGCTCGCCGGAATTATTGATCGCGGACGAGCCGACGACCGCGCTAGACGTCACCATCCAGGCACAAATCTTGCGGCTCATCGTCGATCTGAAAGAGCGCACGGGAACGGCTGTCATGTTTATCACGCATGATCTGGGTGTTGTGGCCGAGACATGCCAACGCGTGATTGTTATGTACGCTGGCCGGATCGTTGAGCAGGCGACCGTAATCGATCTGTTCGCGCGTCCGGCGCATCCCTACACCCAGGGCCTGATGCGATCGGTGCCGGATCCGCGGCGCGGCCGTCAGCGCCGCCTTCCAGAAATTCCCGGGATCGTGCCAAACCTGCGCGAGCCCATTGTCGGGTGCAGCTTTGCGCCTCGCTGCCCGTTCGCTATCGACATTTGCCGCGAGAAGACCCCCATCCTGCGTGATGTCGGGTCGAGCCACGCCGCGGCTTGCTGGCGCGCCGAAGAGGTGATGGGCGCATGA
- a CDS encoding ABC transporter ATP-binding protein — protein MSGPLLKVENLTKHYPLGAGIFKKTIPVIRAVEDVSFSVEAGETLCIVGESGCGKSTVARLLMRLVEPTGGRVLIDGTDIAGLKKDALHAWRRRMQMVFQDPYSSLNPRLTAGQIITEPVENFERLSRKQRQALAADLLRKVGMSPEMMHRLPSELSGGQRQRLGIARALSLNPSLIIADEAVSALDVSVQAQILNLLLDLQQQMGIACVFISHDLGVVEHIAHRVAVMYLGRIVELAPSEALFAKPVHPYTEALIAAAPVPDPTRVRLEAPVEGEVPSPINPPNGCAFHPRCPLAVERCRIDVPPLVPMAEGRVVACHVRAPATHALSPPAAAANSSLAHVAQP, from the coding sequence ATGAGTGGTCCTTTGCTGAAAGTCGAGAATCTGACCAAGCATTATCCGCTCGGTGCGGGAATCTTCAAGAAAACCATTCCGGTGATCCGGGCAGTGGAGGATGTATCCTTTTCCGTTGAGGCGGGCGAGACACTCTGTATCGTCGGCGAATCTGGCTGCGGCAAGTCTACCGTCGCTCGGCTCTTAATGCGGCTCGTGGAACCGACGGGCGGGCGCGTGCTGATCGACGGGACCGATATTGCAGGCCTCAAGAAGGACGCGCTTCACGCCTGGCGCCGTCGCATGCAGATGGTCTTTCAGGATCCTTACTCGTCGCTGAACCCGCGCCTTACCGCCGGGCAGATCATCACCGAACCCGTCGAGAATTTTGAGCGCCTCAGCCGGAAGCAGCGTCAGGCACTCGCCGCGGACCTTCTGCGAAAGGTCGGAATGTCGCCTGAGATGATGCACAGGCTGCCATCCGAGTTGTCGGGCGGTCAGCGCCAGCGGCTCGGCATTGCACGCGCCCTGTCGCTCAACCCCTCTCTCATCATCGCCGACGAAGCGGTGTCAGCCCTTGACGTCTCCGTGCAGGCGCAGATCTTGAATCTGCTTCTGGATCTCCAGCAGCAGATGGGCATCGCCTGCGTCTTCATCTCGCATGACCTCGGCGTCGTGGAGCATATCGCGCATCGCGTTGCCGTCATGTACCTGGGGCGGATCGTGGAGCTCGCCCCGAGCGAGGCGCTCTTCGCGAAACCGGTCCATCCCTACACCGAGGCGCTGATTGCGGCAGCTCCGGTGCCGGATCCGACGCGCGTTCGGTTGGAGGCGCCCGTCGAGGGCGAGGTGCCGAGCCCCATCAACCCGCCGAATGGGTGCGCGTTCCACCCGCGCTGCCCACTAGCCGTCGAGCGTTGCCGCATCGACGTGCCGCCTTTGGTGCCAATGGCAGAAGGGCGCGTTGTGGCCTGCCATGTGCGCGCTCCAGCGACGCACGCTCTGAGCCCGCCAGCTGCGGCGGCGAATTCCTCGCTTGCTCATGTGGCTCAGCCATAG
- a CDS encoding CapA family protein, giving the protein MAKDTHDNGRHPIQHEGGFDTVGSIATNIEDGFTMAAVGDLLLARPVTKGRHPGFSELIKILHGADVAFGNMETNILDRSFTGSPQAEYGGAYCISVPELGPDLKAMGFNMVSRANNHTLDWGLEGMRETSRVLDENGIIHAGAGENLAQAGAPRFMETARGRVALVSFATSFSPMARACDPAGEAPGRPGLNALRLAKSIVVPPEMLESLRRVREILPHYDRAGKDPSRVAIEETIFKAGEKAGYNFEADARDVAEILRNVRQGKQFSDFCIATNHGHQQEWSDEPPDYEQTLARRLIDAGADTYVGHGRHALRGIEIYKGRPIFYSLANFFCEDLRTPVGADMFAVYGKDPKLDTDAEVTIDEVAKGYPKAEGLVGALTDLIYYESVISVSRYEDNQLAELRLYPIELGHSKRLANRGVPRLALESQAKSILERLQKLSKPFGTQIQIENGVGFIRLQPMSA; this is encoded by the coding sequence ATGGCGAAAGATACGCACGATAATGGACGCCACCCGATCCAGCACGAGGGTGGCTTTGATACGGTCGGCTCGATTGCAACCAACATTGAAGACGGCTTCACGATGGCGGCCGTTGGCGATCTTCTCTTGGCGCGACCCGTGACTAAGGGCCGACATCCTGGGTTTAGCGAACTCATCAAGATCCTGCACGGTGCTGATGTCGCTTTCGGCAACATGGAAACCAATATCTTAGATCGCTCGTTCACAGGAAGCCCGCAGGCTGAGTACGGTGGTGCATATTGCATCAGCGTCCCGGAATTGGGCCCTGATTTAAAAGCAATGGGCTTCAACATGGTGAGTCGCGCCAACAACCACACACTCGACTGGGGCCTTGAAGGTATGCGCGAGACGAGCCGAGTGCTCGATGAGAACGGGATCATCCATGCAGGTGCGGGCGAGAACCTTGCACAGGCCGGCGCCCCTCGCTTCATGGAGACCGCTCGCGGGCGCGTTGCACTAGTGTCCTTTGCCACATCGTTCAGTCCGATGGCTCGTGCGTGCGATCCCGCTGGCGAGGCGCCAGGCAGACCTGGACTCAATGCTCTTCGTCTGGCGAAAAGCATCGTGGTTCCGCCGGAAATGCTCGAAAGCCTGAGACGGGTACGCGAGATCTTACCACACTATGATCGGGCTGGAAAAGATCCAAGCCGGGTTGCAATTGAGGAGACGATATTCAAAGCGGGCGAGAAAGCAGGCTATAACTTTGAAGCTGACGCGCGCGATGTCGCCGAGATTCTACGAAACGTTCGTCAGGGCAAGCAGTTCTCCGACTTCTGCATTGCTACAAACCATGGACACCAACAGGAATGGAGCGACGAACCGCCTGATTACGAACAAACGCTTGCTCGCAGGCTTATTGATGCTGGAGCAGACACATACGTTGGGCACGGGCGGCATGCTCTGCGAGGCATCGAGATCTACAAAGGGCGGCCAATATTTTATAGCTTGGCGAACTTCTTCTGTGAGGATCTCCGGACGCCGGTCGGCGCTGACATGTTCGCCGTTTACGGTAAGGATCCAAAACTTGACACGGATGCTGAGGTGACGATCGACGAGGTGGCGAAAGGATACCCGAAAGCAGAGGGGCTTGTGGGAGCGCTCACTGACTTGATCTACTATGAAAGTGTTATTTCCGTCAGCCGTTATGAGGATAACCAGCTTGCTGAATTGCGGCTCTATCCAATCGAGCTTGGCCACTCGAAGAGGTTAGCCAACCGAGGCGTTCCGCGTCTCGCTCTCGAATCGCAAGCAAAATCCATTCTGGAGCGGCTACAGAAGCTATCGAAGCCGTTTGGGACCCAAATCCAGATTGAAAACGGCGTTGGATTCATTCGACTGCAGCCAATGTCGGCTTAA
- a CDS encoding IS5 family transposase, whose amino-acid sequence MRGQAGFWDIDERYVRLSEAGDPLEKLNAVVPWEVFRKPLGKALKRSDGAKGGRPPYDPVMMFKIMVLQALYGLSDDQAEFQIQDRLSFMRFLGLGLGDRVPDAKTIWLFREHLTQAGAVDNLFARFDKHLGKAGYLAMGGQIVDATIVAAPKQRNTDAEKTDIKASTVPDEWKKKPTKLRQKDRDARWTVKFSKAKVAEEGKAQQRDIAIPAFGYKNHASIDRRHGFIRGWNVTSASAYDGAQLRNVLNRGNTGSTVWADTAYRSKKNEEWLEKNGYVSDIHQKKPKGRQMSEATSRANGRRSKTRAFVEHVFAQQKSRMGLFVRTIGIARARTKIGMANLAYNLTRFVWHEGRTASA is encoded by the coding sequence ATGCGGGGACAGGCTGGTTTCTGGGACATTGACGAGCGATATGTCCGGCTGAGCGAGGCCGGCGATCCGCTGGAGAAGCTGAATGCGGTGGTGCCGTGGGAGGTTTTCCGCAAGCCGCTGGGCAAGGCGCTGAAGCGCTCCGATGGCGCGAAGGGTGGCCGGCCGCCTTACGATCCGGTGATGATGTTCAAGATCATGGTTCTGCAGGCGCTCTACGGCCTGTCTGACGACCAGGCCGAGTTTCAGATCCAGGACCGGCTATCCTTCATGCGCTTCCTGGGGCTGGGTCTCGGAGACAGGGTGCCGGACGCCAAGACGATCTGGCTGTTCCGGGAGCATCTCACACAGGCCGGCGCGGTGGACAACCTGTTCGCCCGTTTCGACAAGCACCTCGGCAAGGCCGGCTACCTGGCGATGGGCGGGCAGATCGTCGATGCCACCATCGTGGCGGCGCCCAAGCAGCGCAATACCGACGCCGAGAAGACTGACATCAAGGCGAGCACGGTTCCGGACGAGTGGAAGAAGAAGCCCACGAAGCTGCGCCAGAAGGACCGCGATGCACGCTGGACGGTGAAGTTCTCGAAAGCCAAGGTCGCCGAAGAGGGAAAGGCGCAGCAACGCGACATCGCCATTCCCGCCTTCGGCTATAAGAACCATGCCTCGATTGATCGCCGGCACGGCTTCATCCGGGGATGGAACGTGACGAGCGCGTCAGCCTATGACGGCGCGCAGCTTCGCAATGTGCTCAACCGCGGCAACACCGGCTCGACGGTGTGGGCCGACACGGCCTATCGCTCGAAAAAGAACGAGGAGTGGCTGGAGAAGAACGGCTACGTCTCTGACATCCACCAGAAGAAACCGAAGGGTCGGCAGATGAGCGAGGCGACGTCGCGGGCCAATGGGCGGAGATCGAAAACCCGCGCATTCGTCGAACACGTCTTCGCGCAGCAGAAATCCAGGATGGGCCTGTTCGTGCGCACCATCGGCATCGCCCGCGCCAGGACGAAGATCGGCATGGCCAACCTTGCCTACAATCTCACCCGCTTCGTGTGGCACGAGGGGCGAACTGCGTCCGCATAA
- a CDS encoding M81 family metallopeptidase produces MTYRILTGEIEHEANTFSMVPTTLENFRSGALLLGEEIPPARRGTRTALGATFEAAEKFGWTLSHPLVASANPGGTVTKETFDQLCAWFLGGGQGCDGALINLHGAMVAEGCEDPEGEVLARLRAMLGPDAPIVATLDLHANVTAKMATNASALIAVRTYPHIDYYERTWQGAELLDRALRGEIRPRTVMAKRPMLRGLDYGRTQVGPMRELIDRGELLEGSGTVLVVSVCAGFARSDIYDVGPSVTVTADGDTTDAQRIAEEFMDYAWETREFISSPWTTASVAQAAERAKSGELHARQPVVLADDSDNPGGGAYGDATNLLRAMIAAGLQNAAFYAIFDPEAVQAGIAIGIGNKGRILLGGKHAPEMGGAPLEVEAQIVSITDGHFRCHGPMGGGAWRSYGPSLMLRAGGIEVAVISGNDQATDLAQLTSLGIDPLHCMTIALKSSHHFRAAFEPIAREVIMVDGGGMLGSALLSSYRNVRRPIWPLDDIKL; encoded by the coding sequence ATGACCTATCGCATCCTCACTGGCGAGATCGAACATGAGGCCAACACCTTCAGCATGGTGCCGACGACGCTCGAGAATTTCCGGTCCGGCGCCTTGCTGCTGGGCGAGGAGATTCCACCAGCGCGCCGGGGCACTCGCACGGCCCTGGGCGCGACATTTGAGGCCGCAGAGAAATTCGGCTGGACGCTCTCTCATCCGCTCGTCGCTAGCGCCAATCCTGGGGGCACGGTAACTAAGGAAACATTCGACCAGCTCTGCGCCTGGTTCCTTGGAGGCGGCCAGGGCTGTGATGGCGCACTCATCAACCTCCATGGTGCAATGGTTGCCGAGGGATGCGAGGACCCGGAAGGCGAGGTTCTCGCCCGGTTACGGGCCATGCTCGGGCCCGACGCGCCGATCGTCGCCACGCTCGACCTGCACGCCAACGTCACGGCAAAGATGGCGACAAACGCCTCCGCGCTGATCGCCGTTCGCACGTATCCTCATATAGACTACTATGAACGCACCTGGCAGGGGGCAGAACTACTCGATCGCGCGCTACGCGGCGAGATTCGTCCCCGCACCGTTATGGCGAAGCGTCCAATGCTTCGCGGTCTCGATTACGGGCGGACTCAAGTGGGCCCGATGCGTGAACTGATTGACCGCGGCGAGTTGCTGGAGGGCTCCGGAACGGTGCTCGTGGTCAGCGTCTGCGCAGGTTTCGCCCGGAGCGACATTTACGATGTCGGGCCGAGCGTTACCGTTACTGCCGACGGCGACACCACCGACGCGCAGCGTATCGCCGAGGAATTCATGGACTACGCGTGGGAGACACGTGAGTTTATCTCTTCCCCCTGGACAACCGCCAGCGTCGCCCAGGCCGCGGAACGCGCCAAGTCCGGAGAGTTGCATGCCAGACAACCCGTGGTGCTCGCTGATGACAGCGATAATCCGGGCGGCGGTGCTTATGGCGACGCGACAAACCTGCTGCGCGCCATGATTGCGGCCGGCCTTCAGAATGCTGCCTTCTATGCGATCTTCGACCCGGAGGCCGTGCAGGCGGGCATCGCCATCGGCATCGGCAATAAAGGGCGAATCCTGCTCGGCGGCAAGCACGCCCCCGAGATGGGCGGGGCGCCGCTCGAGGTCGAGGCGCAGATAGTCTCCATCACCGATGGCCATTTCCGCTGCCACGGTCCTATGGGCGGAGGCGCATGGCGCAGTTACGGGCCGAGTCTGATGCTGCGCGCGGGCGGCATCGAAGTTGCGGTGATCTCAGGGAACGATCAAGCGACCGACCTCGCCCAGCTCACTTCTTTAGGTATCGACCCGCTTCACTGCATGACAATAGCACTGAAGTCGTCTCATCATTTCCGTGCGGCGTTCGAACCTATCGCTCGCGAGGTGATTATGGTCGATGGGGGCGGGATGTTGGGATCGGCGCTCCTGTCAAGTTATCGCAATGTTCGCCGTCCGATCTGGCCACTTGACGACATCAAACTCTAG
- a CDS encoding D-alanine--D-alanine ligase, with translation MQLALIYGGRSVEHDVSIAMYNHIADVFNNASDANISPARIYYISRSGDLLRLALDWDRLPKHDEFATRAETHPLASLAHLLKSEGLFVFSLLVGQDGEDGQIQALAQFHDIPGSFGDKTAAMLSADKYLQGVVANRLCPELTPIPTVHVSQGNLDAGITEALRHLAGPCVLKPNTLGGSFLTEWTDKLSEESLRTYSERIAAYDASFLVQQRIVGTEYTCGVLINHHEIMPLPIARINNPSGFLGYDQKKREVSVTFHDVEEMLHTRIGSICTKISREFRLHTFGRLDFIVDERQCIHFFEVNVVPGLTATSIFTKMLAQAGFDLCRLIRLAASNEVYQRHLENIRKIETSRICTTTV, from the coding sequence ATGCAATTGGCGCTCATATATGGCGGCCGCTCAGTGGAGCATGACGTATCGATCGCGATGTACAATCATATCGCCGACGTCTTCAACAATGCTTCCGACGCCAATATTTCTCCAGCACGCATATACTACATCTCCCGATCCGGGGACCTGCTCAGGCTCGCACTTGACTGGGATCGACTTCCCAAGCACGACGAGTTCGCAACTCGCGCTGAAACGCATCCGCTCGCTTCTCTCGCACACCTACTCAAGAGCGAAGGCCTGTTCGTCTTTTCACTTCTTGTGGGCCAGGACGGGGAGGATGGCCAAATCCAGGCTCTTGCCCAATTTCACGATATTCCGGGTAGCTTCGGCGACAAGACTGCGGCCATGCTCTCAGCAGATAAGTATCTACAGGGCGTAGTTGCTAATCGACTTTGCCCCGAGTTAACTCCTATTCCGACGGTCCACGTCTCCCAAGGCAATCTCGACGCCGGCATTACAGAAGCCCTTCGGCATCTTGCTGGGCCGTGTGTCCTCAAACCGAACACGCTCGGTGGATCCTTCCTCACCGAGTGGACAGACAAACTCTCAGAGGAGAGCCTCCGTACCTATTCCGAACGGATCGCTGCGTATGACGCTTCGTTTTTGGTCCAGCAGCGAATTGTTGGAACGGAGTACACGTGCGGCGTCTTAATAAACCACCATGAGATTATGCCGCTTCCGATTGCGCGGATCAACAATCCCTCCGGCTTCCTCGGGTATGATCAGAAGAAGCGAGAGGTTTCTGTTACCTTCCACGACGTAGAGGAGATGCTTCACACTCGTATCGGCTCGATTTGCACGAAGATTTCTCGGGAGTTCAGGCTTCACACATTCGGGCGCCTTGATTTTATCGTTGATGAGCGGCAATGTATCCACTTCTTCGAAGTCAACGTGGTCCCAGGGCTGACGGCAACAAGCATTTTTACCAAGATGCTCGCACAAGCCGGCTTTGACTTGTGCCGCCTCATTCGGCTAGCTGCCTCCAACGAGGTATATCAACGGCACCTAGAGAACATTCGCAAGATCGAAACCAGCCGTATATGCACTACTACAGTCTAG